AAGCAGGCTATCCAATAGTGCATAAAGTCCTGTTTTAGTTAAGGTGCCGGCATGTTTAAACGTTTTTTTGGCTTTAAAAAAGCAAACTACCGCATAAGGCAGTTTACCTGTATCGGCAACCAGGGTTGTTTTACCTGTTGACCTGGTCTGGTATATCTTTCCATCCATCATCAACAGTTCGCCATCCAGCTGGCCGGGGGCGCCGAGGCCAAAATTACCATGTTTTTCCAGTTGCTTATAAGGGTACCAGTTATCATATAGGCCGCCTATAAAGCCAGAAGCAAAGCCGGCGCTAAACAGGTTGTCGCCGGTATCGGCAGGCTTCATTTTTTGCTGGGCGGTGGCAGTACCGCAGCATAAAATAAACAGGGATAATAAACAAAAAGTAATGTAGCGTTTTTGCATTGTAGGCGTAATTATTTCGGGTATACAAAGCAATTGTTTTACCGGTATTTATCCAACTAATTGAACATAATTAAGTTTGATTGATTTTTATGTACCACATTTTGTGTCCGAACCCGGATTCGCCGGATCGACGGAAGCACCGGGATTTTTTTGCGTACAAAAAATCCTGCGAATCTGGTATTCTGAAAAATCCCGGTTCAGGCCAACGCCGCCAGCCCCACTTAAATTTTACTTTGCCCTTACGGTGATGCTAAACCCTTAGTTTAAATTTGACTATCAAAAAATTTAAAACACCATGATGAAAGTAGAGATCTGGAGCGACGTAATGTGCCCGTTTTGTTATATAGGCAAACGCCGGTTTGAAGAAGCTTTGGAACAATTTGAGCATAAAGACCAGGTTGAAATTGAATGGAAAAGCTTTCAGCTTAACCCGGATATGAAAACCGACCCCAATATTAACATTAGCCAGTACCTGGCAGATGCAAAAGGCTGGACACTTGAATACGCCCGGCAAATGAACAACCACGTAACCCAGATGGCGGCCGAAGTTGGCCTGACCTATGATTTTGACAGATCGGTTGTTGCCAATAGTTTTAGGGCACATCGTTTTAGCCACCTGGCTAAAAAGCATGGTTTAGGCGACAAAGCGGAAGAAGCGCTGTTTAAAGCTTACTTTACTGATGGTTTAAACATTGATGATACCGATACCCTTGTAAACCTGGGCACCGGCATTGGTCTTGATGCTGCCGAAATAAAGCAGGTACTGGAAAGCGACACTTATGCCGATGATGTAAAACGTGATATTGCCGAAGCACAGCAATTAGGCATCAGGGGCGTTCCGTTTTTTGTGATGAATAACAAATATGGCGTATCGGGCGCGCAGGCGGTTCCCGTTTTCCAGGAGACTATCGAAAAATCGTTTGCCGAATGGCAGCAGGAGAACAACAAACCGGCGCTAACTATTATTGAAGGAGAATCGTGCGGGCCGGATGGCGACTGCGCTTAATTACTGATTAATAGCAGCAAAATCAAAATATTATTTTTCTTGCCACATTTTTTCATTTGAAATAAATTTCAGGATGTATAGGTTAAATAAATTTCGTTATTCAACCTATACTTCTTTTCAATCCCGCTTGATACAATTAATCCGAAAAATAGTTTTAAACATTTTAAAATAACACGAAACAATATTATATTTAAAGCAGTAAAACGGATTGATAATCAATCATGTGGGTATGCAAAAAATATACTATAATTTATTTGCCGGCTTATTTTTAATTGCTACGATTAATAGCTGTAAGCTTAGTGGTGATGTTATGCCAACCAAGTCTAAAGATACTACGGCGGTCTTAACGGGAACTGGTACCGGCACGGGAACAGGAACAGGAACAGGAACTGGGACTGGTACAGGAACGGGCAGTAATGACGGCAGCGGTCTGCCTATCGGCGCGGTTGGTACTATATCGTACCAGGTGGATAGCAATCCAATAGTTACCTATAACACAAACACGGCATTTATCATTTTTTCGCCAGGCGACCCAGGCGGTGTAAGCCAGCTTTATCCAAACGGCGCTACGCAGCTTTCGATGGTTAACCCGAAAGACCTGACCACTTCGTTTTCATTAGTTTTTACGGGCATAACACCAGGTACCTATGATATTTTCCTGGTAAGCATTAATACGCCTACTTTACAACTTATAGGCCAGGCAACAGGTAAGGCAAAAGCAACAATTTTAACGCATACATCCAATATGATAGGTACAGTTCAAGGCACTTTTAATGGCGACGAATTGGACGGATCATTTAATACCCATCATGTTAAAGGGTCGTTTAACTTAAAGCAATAACCTTACCCAAACCAAAGTCATATTTGCAAAGCAGTTGTTTAAAAGCAACTGCTTTTTTATTTTTATAAAAAAACAGGCCAAAGTAAAAAACGATTTAGCATTTTCATTGTGTCAACAAAACACCTATATTTGCATCAACACAACTAAGTGTAAAAAATACACTTAGTATAATAAAATAAGAATGATAGATGCACCCGCCCTACCGGTTTTAAATAACAAAAAAACATTGCGCATTGCCGTGGGAGCTATGTTTTTTATGGCCGGGTTAAGCTTTTCAAGCTGGGCATCGCGTATCGCTACAGTACAACAAACCATGGGCCTGTCTGATGCGGCACTTGGCGCCGTGTTATTCTCGCTACCCGTTGGGCTAATGGCATCCCTGCCATTTTCGGGCTGGATTATTACCAAAATTGGCAGCCGCAGGTTACTCATCGGCGCATTGCTGGTTTATGCCTGCGCATTGGTTACTTTGGGCCTGGCTCAAAATACTTTTCAGCTTATCATTTGCCTGGTTTGTTTTGGGTTTAGCAGTAATGCCGTTAATATAGCTGTTAATACACAAGCCGTGGCTGCTGAAGAAATATACCAACGGCCCATATTGGCCTCTTTCCATGGTTTATGGAGCCTGGCAGGTTTTGTTGGCGGCGGCTTTGGTACGCTAATGATTGCATTTAAAATAGCGCCTGTATACCACTTTTTGTTTATGCTGCTGGTTATTGTAACGGGGCTGGCTATATCTGCCCGTTATTTAAAAGATGATAAGGTAGCCAGCGCAGGGCCAGCATTTGTCATGCCCGATAAATCGCTCATTAAATTAGGTATCATCGCATTTTGTTCGATGATATGTGAAGGTGCCATGTTTGACTGGAGCGTTATCTACTTCAAAAAAATTGTGCTTGCCCCTGCCGAGTGGGTGGGTATTGGTTTCACCGCCTTTATGTGTACCATGTTTATAGGCCGTTTTGTGGCCGATGGATTTGCTCATAGGTACGGCTTAAAACGCACTTTGCAGGTAAGTGGCGCCTTAACAGCTACCGGCCTTACTATCGCAGTAATTTTTCCTGATTTTTACACCGCCATATTCGGGTTCCTGTTAGTTGGCGCAGGCGTATCGTCTGTTGTTCCGATGGTGTACAGCGCTGCCGGCAAATCAAAAACTATGCTGCCGGGCGTTGCCTTGGCTGCCGTGTCAACCATAGGCTTCCTGGGCTTTTTTGTAGGTCCTCCGGTTATCGGCTTTATTGCAGGTATTGCCACATTGCGGGCATCGTTTGTGCTCATCGCGCTCATGGGGCTTTCGGTAGTTTTGGTATCAACCAAGGCTAAACTCGATTCTTAGTGCTGCCTGCCAAGCCACCGTGAAAAAGTTAACTTCTTATTCTAAGCCTGTCTTATATCCAAATTTTATTTGAATTTTCTTTTAATGAAGTTGCGCTTTAATTTAAAATGCGACTCTGTACGCAAAAAGGTGCAGAAGTGCAAATCGAAAAAAAATTGGGGCTCACCCTAATTTCAGTTATTATTGCCCTAAAATCGTATGTGAATCCCCTTTCATTTAATTCCCGTAGGATAAATCTTTGGTTTTATACAAAAAAGCGTTTGAAAGTTGTTGTCCATAAACGGAAGCTACGACCAGTTTAAGATCCTGCAAGATACTTTATTAAAATAAGCAAG
The genomic region above belongs to Mucilaginibacter sp. KACC 22773 and contains:
- the budA gene encoding acetolactate decarboxylase, coding for MQKRYITFCLLSLFILCCGTATAQQKMKPADTGDNLFSAGFASGFIGGLYDNWYPYKQLEKHGNFGLGAPGQLDGELLMMDGKIYQTRSTGKTTLVADTGKLPYAVVCFFKAKKTFKHAGTLTKTGLYALLDSLLTNQNGIYAIHIKGKFKLVKTRAFPPVEKPYLPLAAMLNRQHFFEHANVQGDLVGFRIPAFMEGGHISGYHFHFLSMDKTAGGHLIDLDATDITVEVDTLTSYTMDLPQTADFNNFDFKKDRKEEIKSVENGKKQ
- a CDS encoding DsbA family oxidoreductase gives rise to the protein MMKVEIWSDVMCPFCYIGKRRFEEALEQFEHKDQVEIEWKSFQLNPDMKTDPNINISQYLADAKGWTLEYARQMNNHVTQMAAEVGLTYDFDRSVVANSFRAHRFSHLAKKHGLGDKAEEALFKAYFTDGLNIDDTDTLVNLGTGIGLDAAEIKQVLESDTYADDVKRDIAEAQQLGIRGVPFFVMNNKYGVSGAQAVPVFQETIEKSFAEWQQENNKPALTIIEGESCGPDGDCA
- a CDS encoding MFS transporter: MIDAPALPVLNNKKTLRIAVGAMFFMAGLSFSSWASRIATVQQTMGLSDAALGAVLFSLPVGLMASLPFSGWIITKIGSRRLLIGALLVYACALVTLGLAQNTFQLIICLVCFGFSSNAVNIAVNTQAVAAEEIYQRPILASFHGLWSLAGFVGGGFGTLMIAFKIAPVYHFLFMLLVIVTGLAISARYLKDDKVASAGPAFVMPDKSLIKLGIIAFCSMICEGAMFDWSVIYFKKIVLAPAEWVGIGFTAFMCTMFIGRFVADGFAHRYGLKRTLQVSGALTATGLTIAVIFPDFYTAIFGFLLVGAGVSSVVPMVYSAAGKSKTMLPGVALAAVSTIGFLGFFVGPPVIGFIAGIATLRASFVLIALMGLSVVLVSTKAKLDS